From Halobacteriovorax sp. HLS, the proteins below share one genomic window:
- a CDS encoding S26 family signal peptidase, with the protein MFPLILSDDILIVEQTSSYNIGDIIIFRDEMKVYIAHRIISLSPLRTKGDFSVLSEIVTHETIFGRVSAIKKNKSEVSLYGKGLPMRLFAEISKMRLKGPFLRKISLLLLHVITTIFLLIYSRPRRDHI; encoded by the coding sequence ATGTTTCCACTCATACTGAGTGACGACATACTTATTGTGGAACAAACTTCTAGCTATAATATTGGAGATATTATTATTTTCAGAGATGAAATGAAAGTCTACATAGCTCATCGAATTATTTCGCTCTCTCCCTTAAGAACAAAGGGAGATTTTTCAGTATTGAGCGAGATAGTAACTCATGAAACAATATTTGGCAGAGTGAGCGCGATAAAAAAAAATAAATCCGAAGTTTCCCTTTATGGAAAAGGTCTACCGATGAGACTCTTTGCAGAGATTTCTAAGATGCGACTAAAAGGACCTTTTTTAAGAAAGATCTCACTACTTTTACTTCATGTCATTACGACGATCTTTCTTTTAATTTATTCAAGGCCCAGAAGAGATCATATTTAA
- a CDS encoding PqqD family protein, which translates to MWNKDTKFKITNQLPANQIGDDYILLDAKATKTHELNEIGKIIWTQLQSPKSIKELSTSLQDTFDIDRETLENDITDFVGKLEQLKLISIDE; encoded by the coding sequence ATGTGGAATAAAGATACAAAATTCAAAATAACGAACCAACTTCCAGCTAACCAAATTGGTGATGACTATATTTTACTTGATGCAAAAGCAACAAAAACTCACGAATTAAATGAAATAGGAAAGATTATCTGGACACAACTCCAATCACCCAAGAGCATAAAAGAGTTATCAACGTCTCTTCAAGACACTTTTGATATAGACAGAGAAACTTTAGAAAATGACATTACCGACTTTGTTGGAAAATTAGAGCAACTAAAGCTCATCTCAATCGATGAATAA
- a CDS encoding C25 family cysteine peptidase, whose amino-acid sequence MINKYLLFIFITIFMATSTSVSAACGANSRVWAGSTISWNDASNWSGSDVPDTALENAIIVNTGVNARMDTNLTVGCVDVQSGFFEATQNRTLTIVGDYFQAPFANTLNITSNRFNIDMAGTAPQTFEAVDDVRDVTLSNNTSVTLKNDFRIRSDLNITSTGITYVEGDITLNNGSIQQQIPAGHTVVIKNGGSIFAKGGLSVSGVLKIEAGGELRIFRDRTLNVASGGVLQVLGASGNPAKIVSEASNRTFIFTMNGNLSADNFTIQRTSASGVNIGSTGTITQMDNGEFRGIRSNGFAISLANGASIPSTMSSIGFYNDDAQSNVFNFNANSYSGSATTIDNYSGDVAGSAFEADANGRINWTTIAPTELSVVDDAETGEPRIFTDPTDEFTFAEFAFSLTQDDTVTDITSVTLTMTGTASISDFEYIRAYIDSNNNCNYNASNDTLIGDLSFSGSPAKAVVTIPPGEIQTTGPSDQGCLIIRAKASANPSDSKTMKFGIMSAGHVTNSQGYSFSTTSSPPVEGKMSTVRNSNYSSWNGSTSSNWTVATNWSGDTLPTSTRDCQIGVGTNTTLINTSPVACANATLQTNGTINWNSSTFHFEVYSSLNIQSSFNFLNASNGSIVMKGSANQSLTSSTTFPGNLIINNSGTSASNTVSVLSNITISGNLTCSDGRLAIPNGVTLNVLGNVTVQNGCEIDIQSGGTIALGNGRTFTVDSGGSLKMVGTSGNKAKLTTTNNSYAMAVVINGSINARYYIFDHLATSGVTINSGATINVTNHLQDGSFTYPVNSSSTLLNLHTQIPTNTLSNMTFDSNGSSATSITNINTNSTSAGTLSITSHTGNLTGSSFDSTGSYLISWSGETNTILLTREASSPSTVTVGGTYNMVRYGFQQASAGAYSNTDITSLKLTLTGTGTASDIQNIQVYYDNDCNGSGGGLIGSGTFSGNPESRTFTFSPGQFTVEADAISPPKRCIFVYYTIASNATGNNTVGVSIASGSDIVNSQGYALSATTPTPVTSNISSSIYAPSTTIWTGSTSTDWNNASNWSAGVPSSTKSCQIPSASNNPTISSGIASCQNIDITNGTLTLSASATLETYGNFTNNGTFNQSGTLEIEDNGSSSNHNITSTSTLTNLHINKTGGGTIGITDSSLQINSIIINNSNFLFKIYNGRKLILPNGLNMSAGTFQLDSGGTIEIGNGQTLLVNGAVFLIAGTNDSFPQNSATKGLIQPIGGSGTWGLTTTSGRISFSGFHFSKMNTSGLNIGGSTIVTSLNGGQFTNLSTSYGSVRAIQINTTGTLPASATNIAWTWGTFNTFTASAGTPTSASSYNLIYSSGCSGHSIDFSGWTGDWYESQPTFDVSTKVTSSNCNISLSSSQSSVSLANFEAIPYNSKIDIRWTTVLESNHLGFNLFRSSSLNGNDFQQVNTDLIRNLNNAGQARGTYRFVDEDVNNDQFYYYFLEDMEHGGKRTLHGPVFATPKLALGNPPADDSSDNNGSNPDDSDDGGTDSPTPIKNPSYKDLGNGIEILSQTSTNIRLKITPPTPTYSTSSWNGSYENINIAGYSKSSRPGHPELAEKEVLIEVYQYATNATLAQVNQTEVITNSKDIAPAPSYSQDGDGKLVESHSLDTDAYALNSFAPNEYLDIESNLIKIGNKKYLRLMIRPVRYNPTLKDIKFSSVINAEISIDGNDWNVTPPSNDYQALAYLINNSLKIEVNSTGMHQLNYSDLVNTYTSDPFENTNLNELRLYNGASEVPLEIVSSDSLFNSGDKLRFFAKHIPSKESKTTTLILTTVDATNSSATPKRITSFDGTPSDFDEASEVLTQFNKELENDLIYVDGISLGHSQDHFMWKKMFTFTGWDTFSTSTQLNELINTSDENVIVSFNLKGNPGQIYGNHMQHHIELSINSNLVDEMKFWSNDYHKVSFEVPADYFIAGMNSISLKLLDTHVINSDLDFMYIDKVAINYIGEMTATSNTTNFNVYETLVKYEVTGFTSNDINIYDTTNEQTIKIANPTISTPNGGTSYNALFGVDDLTNSNSEKEIYALTEAAFLSPTALSLNQGVVSYLKQNSNRADLLIIGHSNLIYAASELEQLRNSQGLEVQSISLEQVYAEFSNAAVSTKAIKDFIKYARTYWEKAPRYILLLGDGSTDPLDHNIDSYSNLERTSDDVETIPMPLSVGRFQDYGNDNYFVENTTNHLPALAIGRLPTNDPEVIRNYIQKVKDFENGVTTPTNIKNVSFLAGRDSGSFDKFLEKSKQVALSVKSHNSSLTTSMSDAADHTTDLQIKTQVQSIFESSPLIVSMMGHGSSTTWGKTNSFKNTDAANLSNTTHPIAMMWSCEGAQYYSPEKENLSIGEQLVFNKNGGAVAYLGSTTFTTPSAQIKLANSFFTQFSIETSKVYNNHRIGDILLTAKAAVGTNEYERDIIGSFSIIGDPSIQLPKEIFAPPPAALQFEAPKATGGGCSAFASDGLTQIPWYYGLMEWLFYFGLIFLFTLGRKRILRL is encoded by the coding sequence TTGATAAATAAGTATCTACTTTTCATATTCATCACTATTTTTATGGCGACTAGTACTAGTGTAAGTGCTGCATGTGGTGCGAATTCAAGAGTTTGGGCCGGCTCAACTATATCTTGGAATGATGCCTCCAACTGGAGTGGGTCAGATGTACCAGACACTGCTTTAGAAAATGCAATAATTGTTAACACTGGTGTCAATGCAAGAATGGATACAAACCTAACTGTTGGTTGTGTTGATGTTCAATCAGGTTTCTTCGAAGCAACACAGAATAGAACTTTAACAATTGTCGGAGATTACTTTCAAGCGCCATTTGCAAATACTCTAAATATTACAAGTAATAGATTTAATATTGATATGGCGGGAACTGCTCCTCAAACATTTGAGGCCGTTGATGACGTTAGAGATGTTACCTTATCCAATAATACTTCTGTAACCCTTAAAAATGATTTTCGAATTAGATCTGATCTAAATATTACGAGTACTGGGATCACTTATGTTGAAGGTGATATAACTCTAAACAATGGAAGTATTCAACAACAAATCCCAGCTGGTCATACCGTTGTTATAAAAAATGGTGGTTCAATATTTGCGAAAGGCGGATTATCAGTTAGCGGTGTTTTAAAAATAGAAGCTGGTGGAGAGCTTCGAATTTTTAGAGATAGAACTCTTAATGTTGCTAGTGGTGGTGTCCTACAGGTTCTAGGAGCTTCAGGAAATCCCGCAAAGATTGTTTCAGAAGCATCAAATAGAACTTTTATATTTACTATGAATGGAAATCTATCCGCAGATAACTTTACCATTCAAAGAACAAGTGCTTCTGGAGTAAATATTGGATCAACAGGAACAATTACTCAGATGGATAATGGGGAGTTTAGAGGGATACGTTCTAACGGTTTTGCAATCTCCCTTGCAAATGGGGCCAGTATCCCATCTACCATGAGTTCGATAGGATTCTATAACGATGATGCTCAATCAAATGTTTTTAACTTTAATGCAAATTCATATAGTGGTAGTGCAACCACGATTGATAATTATTCTGGCGATGTTGCAGGTTCAGCTTTTGAGGCAGATGCAAATGGAAGAATAAATTGGACGACTATTGCTCCAACTGAGCTTTCTGTTGTTGATGATGCTGAGACCGGAGAACCTCGAATCTTTACCGACCCTACTGATGAATTTACCTTTGCTGAATTTGCCTTCTCACTCACTCAAGATGATACAGTCACAGATATTACAAGTGTCACTCTTACAATGACAGGTACGGCATCAATATCTGACTTTGAATATATCCGGGCCTATATAGACTCGAATAATAATTGTAATTACAATGCAAGTAATGACACACTAATCGGAGACCTATCATTTTCAGGTTCTCCTGCTAAAGCTGTTGTAACGATTCCTCCTGGAGAAATTCAAACAACAGGACCTAGTGATCAAGGTTGTCTAATTATTAGAGCGAAGGCCTCTGCAAATCCAAGCGACTCGAAAACAATGAAATTTGGGATTATGTCAGCAGGGCATGTTACAAATTCTCAAGGTTACTCATTTTCTACAACAAGTAGCCCTCCAGTTGAAGGAAAGATGTCGACCGTAAGAAACTCTAACTACTCTTCGTGGAACGGATCTACAAGTAGCAATTGGACAGTAGCAACAAATTGGTCAGGTGATACACTTCCAACTTCTACTAGAGATTGCCAAATTGGTGTTGGTACAAATACGACACTTATAAATACTTCTCCCGTGGCCTGTGCGAATGCAACACTTCAAACGAACGGAACTATAAACTGGAATAGCTCGACATTTCACTTTGAAGTTTATAGCTCACTCAATATACAATCATCCTTTAACTTCTTAAACGCTAGTAACGGATCTATAGTGATGAAAGGTTCTGCAAATCAATCACTAACCTCCTCAACTACATTTCCAGGAAACCTTATTATAAATAATTCAGGAACAAGTGCTTCTAACACTGTCTCTGTACTATCAAATATTACTATTTCTGGAAACCTAACTTGTAGCGATGGACGTCTAGCAATTCCAAATGGTGTAACTTTAAATGTACTTGGTAACGTCACTGTTCAAAATGGGTGTGAAATCGACATTCAGTCTGGTGGAACGATAGCTCTAGGTAACGGAAGAACCTTCACTGTTGATAGTGGTGGTTCATTAAAAATGGTTGGAACTTCAGGAAATAAGGCGAAACTTACAACTACTAATAATAGTTATGCCATGGCCGTTGTTATAAATGGTTCCATCAATGCGAGATACTATATTTTCGATCATCTTGCGACTTCAGGAGTTACCATCAACTCTGGAGCGACAATAAATGTTACAAATCATTTACAAGACGGTTCGTTTACTTATCCAGTAAACTCATCTTCGACGCTACTGAACCTACATACACAAATACCGACAAACACTCTTTCAAATATGACTTTTGATTCAAATGGATCTTCTGCAACTAGTATTACTAATATAAATACTAATTCCACAAGCGCAGGTACTCTATCTATTACGAGTCACACAGGTAACTTAACAGGATCATCTTTTGATAGTACCGGAAGTTATCTCATATCATGGTCAGGAGAAACTAATACAATCTTACTTACGCGCGAAGCGAGTAGTCCCTCAACAGTAACGGTTGGTGGAACTTATAATATGGTAAGATACGGTTTTCAACAAGCATCGGCAGGTGCCTACTCTAATACAGATATAACAAGTCTAAAATTAACTTTAACTGGTACTGGTACTGCAAGTGATATTCAAAATATCCAAGTCTATTATGATAATGACTGTAACGGATCAGGAGGAGGACTTATAGGTTCAGGGACTTTCTCTGGAAACCCTGAAAGTAGGACTTTTACTTTTTCTCCCGGACAATTTACAGTTGAAGCGGATGCTATCTCACCACCTAAAAGGTGTATCTTTGTCTACTACACAATCGCAAGTAATGCGACAGGAAATAATACTGTTGGAGTTAGCATCGCCTCGGGAAGTGATATTGTAAACTCTCAAGGTTACGCTTTATCTGCCACAACTCCTACGCCAGTAACTTCTAATATTTCTTCGAGTATCTACGCACCATCGACGACAATCTGGACTGGTTCGACAAGTACTGACTGGAATAATGCTTCAAATTGGTCCGCAGGTGTACCAAGTTCAACGAAGTCTTGTCAGATACCAAGCGCTTCCAACAACCCTACCATCAGTAGTGGCATAGCAAGCTGCCAAAATATTGATATAACAAACGGAACACTTACTCTTTCAGCAAGTGCTACTCTGGAAACTTACGGCAACTTTACAAATAATGGAACATTCAATCAGTCAGGAACACTGGAAATTGAAGACAATGGTTCAAGTTCAAACCACAATATTACATCTACTTCTACTTTAACTAATTTACATATAAATAAAACGGGTGGCGGGACAATAGGAATTACAGATTCATCTTTACAGATTAATTCAATAATTATTAACAATTCGAATTTCTTATTTAAGATCTATAATGGTAGAAAACTTATTCTACCAAATGGTCTTAATATGTCCGCGGGAACATTTCAACTTGATAGTGGTGGAACGATTGAAATTGGTAACGGCCAAACGCTACTAGTAAATGGAGCTGTCTTTCTTATTGCTGGTACAAATGATTCATTCCCACAAAACTCCGCAACAAAAGGTCTAATCCAACCTATAGGAGGAAGTGGTACTTGGGGCTTAACAACAACTTCAGGACGAATTAGCTTCTCTGGATTTCACTTTAGCAAAATGAATACCTCAGGTTTAAATATTGGAGGATCAACAATTGTCACATCACTAAATGGAGGACAGTTTACTAATCTCTCAACAAGTTATGGATCAGTGAGAGCAATTCAAATTAATACAACAGGAACACTCCCTGCATCGGCGACGAATATCGCTTGGACATGGGGAACATTTAACACTTTCACTGCTTCAGCAGGAACTCCAACAAGCGCTAGTTCATATAATTTAATTTACTCAAGCGGCTGTTCAGGTCATTCCATAGATTTTAGTGGGTGGACAGGAGACTGGTATGAGTCGCAGCCTACATTTGATGTTAGTACTAAAGTGACTTCATCAAACTGTAATATTTCGCTATCGAGCTCTCAATCATCAGTTAGTTTAGCAAACTTTGAGGCCATACCATATAATTCAAAAATTGATATTAGATGGACTACTGTATTGGAATCAAATCATTTAGGCTTCAATCTCTTTAGATCAAGCTCATTAAATGGAAATGACTTTCAACAAGTTAATACAGATTTAATAAGAAACTTAAATAACGCTGGTCAAGCAAGAGGTACATATCGATTCGTAGATGAAGATGTTAATAATGATCAATTCTATTACTATTTTCTTGAAGATATGGAACATGGTGGAAAAAGAACTTTACATGGGCCAGTGTTTGCAACACCAAAACTTGCCCTTGGCAATCCTCCAGCGGATGATAGCTCAGATAACAATGGATCAAATCCAGATGATAGTGATGATGGAGGCACAGACTCCCCTACTCCAATCAAAAACCCAAGTTATAAAGACTTAGGAAATGGTATTGAGATACTTTCTCAAACGTCTACTAATATTCGCTTGAAGATCACTCCTCCAACTCCTACTTACTCTACAAGTTCATGGAATGGTTCGTATGAAAATATAAATATAGCAGGCTACTCTAAATCTTCACGACCTGGACACCCAGAACTTGCTGAAAAAGAAGTTCTGATAGAAGTTTACCAATATGCAACAAATGCAACACTAGCACAAGTTAATCAGACCGAGGTTATCACAAACTCTAAGGACATTGCTCCTGCGCCAAGCTATTCACAAGATGGTGATGGAAAATTAGTTGAATCTCACTCATTAGATACTGATGCATACGCACTTAATAGTTTTGCGCCAAATGAATATTTGGATATTGAATCTAATCTAATCAAAATTGGGAATAAGAAGTATCTAAGACTTATGATTAGGCCAGTTAGATATAACCCTACACTAAAAGATATTAAGTTTTCTAGCGTAATAAACGCTGAGATCTCAATTGATGGAAACGACTGGAATGTAACTCCACCTAGTAATGACTATCAGGCACTTGCGTACTTAATAAATAATTCGTTAAAAATCGAAGTCAATTCGACAGGTATGCATCAGCTCAATTATTCAGACTTAGTAAACACTTATACAAGTGATCCATTTGAAAATACTAATCTTAACGAACTTAGACTATACAATGGAGCTAGTGAAGTACCTCTTGAAATAGTAAGCAGTGACTCTCTATTTAACAGTGGAGACAAACTTAGATTCTTCGCAAAACATATACCTTCGAAAGAATCAAAAACAACGACTCTCATTCTTACAACAGTAGATGCGACCAATAGCTCGGCAACACCAAAACGTATCACAAGTTTTGATGGAACTCCAAGTGATTTTGATGAAGCATCTGAAGTATTAACTCAATTCAACAAAGAACTTGAAAATGATTTAATCTATGTTGATGGAATTAGTCTTGGTCATTCACAAGATCACTTCATGTGGAAGAAGATGTTCACATTCACAGGTTGGGACACTTTTTCGACATCAACTCAACTTAATGAATTAATCAACACTAGTGATGAGAACGTGATCGTTTCTTTTAATTTAAAAGGAAACCCTGGTCAAATCTATGGAAATCACATGCAACACCATATTGAATTATCTATTAATTCAAACTTAGTTGATGAAATGAAATTCTGGAGTAATGATTATCATAAAGTCTCTTTCGAAGTCCCTGCGGATTACTTTATAGCAGGAATGAATAGTATTTCATTAAAACTATTAGATACACACGTAATAAACTCTGATTTAGATTTTATGTATATTGATAAAGTTGCAATCAATTATATTGGAGAGATGACTGCGACAAGTAACACAACGAACTTTAATGTCTATGAAACATTAGTTAAGTATGAAGTAACAGGCTTTACTAGCAATGATATAAATATTTATGACACAACAAATGAACAAACTATAAAAATAGCCAACCCAACAATATCAACTCCAAATGGCGGTACAAGTTACAATGCTCTATTTGGTGTAGATGATCTTACAAACTCTAATTCAGAAAAAGAAATCTATGCTCTGACAGAGGCGGCTTTCTTGAGTCCAACGGCCCTATCACTGAATCAAGGGGTTGTATCATATCTAAAACAAAATTCGAATCGAGCGGACTTACTCATAATTGGGCACTCTAATCTTATCTATGCGGCCAGTGAACTTGAACAGTTAAGAAACTCTCAAGGGCTAGAGGTGCAAAGTATCTCACTTGAGCAAGTATATGCGGAATTCTCAAACGCTGCAGTGAGCACTAAGGCGATAAAGGACTTTATAAAATATGCCAGAACATATTGGGAAAAAGCGCCTCGTTATATCCTATTACTAGGAGACGGTTCAACAGACCCACTTGATCACAATATAGATAGCTATAGTAATCTTGAGAGAACATCTGATGATGTTGAGACAATTCCAATGCCACTTTCTGTTGGTCGATTCCAAGATTATGGAAATGATAATTACTTTGTTGAAAATACAACTAACCACCTACCTGCCCTGGCCATAGGTCGATTGCCTACAAATGACCCTGAAGTCATAAGAAACTATATTCAAAAAGTTAAAGACTTTGAAAATGGAGTAACAACTCCAACAAATATAAAGAATGTCAGTTTTCTAGCAGGTAGAGATAGCGGCTCATTTGATAAATTCTTAGAAAAGTCTAAACAAGTTGCTCTAAGCGTAAAGTCCCATAACTCATCACTTACAACTTCTATGAGTGATGCTGCAGATCATACGACTGACTTACAAATTAAAACACAAGTACAATCGATCTTCGAAAGTTCACCGCTTATAGTCTCTATGATGGGGCATGGTTCGTCTACGACATGGGGGAAGACAAATTCCTTTAAGAATACTGACGCCGCAAACCTATCTAATACTACTCATCCAATTGCGATGATGTGGAGCTGTGAGGGCGCTCAATATTACTCGCCTGAAAAAGAGAACCTATCGATTGGTGAACAGCTAGTATTCAATAAGAATGGCGGTGCAGTTGCCTACCTTGGATCCACAACTTTTACGACTCCTTCAGCACAAATAAAATTGGCCAATAGCTTCTTCACACAATTCTCCATTGAAACGAGTAAAGTATATAATAACCATAGAATTGGTGACATCTTACTGACTGCAAAGGCCGCGGTTGGGACAAATGAATATGAAAGAGATATCATTGGTAGTTTCTCTATAATCGGGGACCCTTCAATTCAACTTCCAAAAGAGATATTTGCACCTCCTCCAGCAGCGCTACAATTTGAAGCCCCAAAGGCAACAGGTGGCGGATGTTCAGCATTTGCAAGTGATGGATTAACTCAAATACCTTGGTACTATGGCTTAATGGAGTGGTTATTCTATTTTGGTCTAATTTTCTTGTTTACTCTTGGAAGAAAGAGGATATTGCGCTTATAA
- a CDS encoding nucleotidyltransferase family protein: MKDLLPIFEFHFSKEDALENHIEGLLFAKFSLNTYKSAWKRQWHFNDCLLNEVSKLGECFSKEQLSSRVCILKGIALLKTIYADIGSRFMSDCDLLVDPQDLATVKKVLLSRGFTIQKTSKWFANEFKIEFTKNTEAVEINVEVHTKLLYHHDFQKWNRVKLDEYYDTLSDEDHFLYLCSHLAFSHTFLKLFWLFDIYFLHIENTKLNYSNLYSRAKELKVVNSLKMVSYCLNKFFKTQINFQFSTIIYSYLFTHITLWKVHQSGLRYFLIKHLSKDSLFLSLKYDLFWALNKLKERSS, from the coding sequence ATGAAAGACCTATTGCCAATATTTGAATTTCACTTTTCTAAAGAAGATGCATTAGAAAATCATATAGAAGGGCTTCTTTTTGCAAAATTCTCATTGAATACTTATAAAAGCGCCTGGAAAAGACAATGGCATTTTAATGATTGTCTTCTAAATGAAGTTAGTAAGCTTGGAGAATGTTTTTCAAAAGAGCAGCTAAGCTCAAGAGTCTGCATTTTAAAAGGTATTGCTCTGCTTAAAACTATTTATGCTGATATTGGATCTAGGTTTATGTCCGATTGTGATCTTCTCGTAGACCCCCAGGATTTAGCTACAGTGAAGAAGGTCCTTTTATCTCGTGGCTTTACCATTCAAAAGACATCTAAGTGGTTTGCGAACGAATTTAAGATTGAATTTACAAAAAACACTGAGGCCGTTGAAATAAATGTCGAAGTTCACACTAAGCTTCTCTATCATCATGATTTTCAGAAGTGGAATAGAGTTAAGCTTGATGAGTACTATGATACTCTAAGTGATGAAGATCACTTCTTATACCTATGTTCGCATCTCGCTTTTTCTCATACTTTCTTAAAACTATTTTGGTTGTTTGATATTTACTTTCTTCATATTGAAAATACGAAACTAAATTATTCGAATCTCTATTCTAGGGCCAAAGAGCTCAAAGTTGTAAACTCTTTAAAAATGGTTTCCTATTGTTTGAACAAGTTTTTTAAAACACAAATTAACTTCCAATTCTCGACTATCATCTACAGCTATCTCTTCACTCATATTACATTATGGAAAGTTCATCAGTCAGGATTGAGGTATTTTTTGATAAAACATCTTAGTAAAGACAGTCTTTTCCTGTCTCTTAAATATGATCTCTTCTGGGCCTTGAATAAATTAAAAGAAAGATCGTCGTAA